In the genome of Streptomyces sp. NBC_00190, one region contains:
- a CDS encoding polysaccharide deacetylase family protein, whose product MKNDEPTVGRRALLRTAVFLGVASAAGLIDMGGETPTPGAGPASVPGPATMPGPAAGPGPHPAVGPPGLNAEARLEKSYRLRPMTAEAPVRPPVAKPAVRTRPILELPPHAATANSMLLTFDDGPDPRYTPGILDTLARYGVRAVFFVCGEMAAENPGLLRRMVAEGHVIGNHTWTHPLIPKLSRPALVSEIGRTSEVVQKAVGEAPVWFRAPYGAWNRAAFEIGAELGMEPLAWTVDTLDWKEPGTATIVSRVLSGAGPGVIVLSHDAGGNRSQSVQAISSYLPQLLARGYRMTLPTLPPR is encoded by the coding sequence ATGAAAAATGACGAGCCGACAGTAGGGCGGCGCGCGCTCCTGCGCACCGCCGTCTTCCTCGGAGTCGCGTCCGCCGCCGGGCTGATCGACATGGGCGGCGAGACCCCTACTCCGGGCGCCGGCCCCGCGTCCGTGCCCGGACCTGCGACCATGCCCGGACCCGCGGCCGGGCCGGGGCCGCATCCCGCGGTGGGACCTCCCGGACTGAACGCCGAAGCGAGACTGGAGAAGTCCTACCGGCTGCGGCCGATGACCGCCGAGGCCCCCGTCCGCCCGCCCGTCGCGAAGCCCGCCGTACGGACGCGCCCCATCCTCGAACTCCCGCCCCACGCGGCCACGGCGAACTCGATGCTGCTCACCTTCGACGACGGGCCCGACCCCCGCTACACGCCGGGGATCCTCGACACCCTCGCCCGGTACGGGGTGCGCGCCGTGTTCTTCGTCTGCGGGGAGATGGCCGCCGAGAACCCGGGCCTGCTGCGCCGGATGGTCGCCGAGGGCCACGTCATCGGCAACCACACCTGGACCCACCCGCTCATCCCCAAGCTCAGCCGGCCCGCCCTCGTCTCCGAGATCGGCCGCACGAGTGAGGTCGTACAGAAGGCCGTGGGCGAGGCGCCCGTGTGGTTCCGGGCGCCGTACGGGGCGTGGAACCGGGCCGCCTTCGAGATCGGGGCCGAGCTCGGCATGGAGCCGCTCGCCTGGACCGTCGACACCCTGGACTGGAAGGAGCCGGGGACCGCCACGATCGTCTCCCGGGTCCTGTCGGGCGCCGGGCCCGGCGTGATCGTCCTGTCGCACGACGCGGGCGGCAACCGCTCGCAGAGCGTCCAGGCGATCTCCTCGTACCTGCCCCAACTGCTCGCGCGCGGCTACCGGATGACCCTGCCGACGCTGCCGCCCCGCTGA
- a CDS encoding TetR/AcrR family transcriptional regulator, translating into MDNNTTGLRENKKLRTRHRLAATALELFLERGFDAVSVADVAAAAEVSKPTLFRYFPSKEDLVLDRFADHQDEVARIVRDRPAGQGPVGAVHAHFLEALDRRDPITGLCDHPDVLAFQRLLYSTASLESRLALYTTREVELLAAALEAESAPPLTARLAALHLVAVRHELGRENWRRIDSGRSAGEAYPAAVADADAAFGMLSGGLDLALPAATAG; encoded by the coding sequence ATGGACAACAACACGACGGGTCTGCGCGAGAACAAGAAGCTCCGTACGCGTCACCGACTGGCGGCCACGGCGCTCGAACTCTTCCTGGAGCGCGGCTTCGACGCCGTCTCGGTGGCAGACGTCGCCGCCGCGGCGGAGGTCTCCAAGCCCACGCTGTTCCGGTACTTCCCGAGCAAGGAGGACCTGGTCCTGGACCGGTTCGCCGACCATCAGGACGAGGTGGCGCGCATCGTGCGCGACCGGCCGGCCGGGCAGGGCCCGGTCGGCGCGGTACACGCGCACTTCCTGGAGGCCCTCGACCGGCGGGACCCGATCACCGGGCTCTGCGACCATCCCGACGTGCTCGCATTCCAGCGCCTGCTCTACTCCACCGCGAGTCTGGAGTCGCGCCTCGCCCTCTACACCACCCGCGAAGTGGAACTGCTCGCCGCGGCCCTCGAAGCCGAGTCGGCCCCACCGCTCACCGCCCGGCTGGCGGCGCTGCACCTGGTGGCCGTGCGCCACGAACTGGGCCGGGAGAACTGGCGTCGCATCGACTCCGGCCGGAGCGCCGGCGAGGCCTATCCGGCGGCTGTGGCCGACGCCGACGCGGCTTTCGGGATGCTGTCCGGCGGCCTCGACCTGGCCCTGCCCGCGGCCACCGCGGGCTGA
- a CDS encoding succinate dehydrogenase, giving the protein MALATRTRTGGSAVSTVWDSTIGKKTVMAVSGLIMLGYLVVHMLGNLKIFFGPGEFNAYAHWLRHMGEPFLHSHWGLWAARVVLLAAVVAHAVSAYQLSRRDIKARPVKYAHKRRRASYATRTMRWGGIILGLFIVWHVLDLTTLTVNERAWAGHPYENVLATFSTWYGNTIYIVAMAALGLHVRHGFWSAAQTLGAGNARRDRTLKFLANALALVLFTGFVSVPVAVMTGVVN; this is encoded by the coding sequence ATGGCTCTGGCAACGCGCACCCGGACAGGCGGCTCCGCCGTCTCGACGGTCTGGGACTCCACCATCGGGAAGAAGACCGTCATGGCGGTCTCCGGACTGATCATGCTCGGCTACCTCGTCGTACACATGCTCGGCAACCTCAAGATCTTCTTCGGTCCGGGCGAGTTCAACGCATACGCCCACTGGCTGAGGCACATGGGCGAGCCCTTCCTGCACAGCCACTGGGGCCTGTGGGCCGCCCGCGTGGTCCTGCTCGCCGCGGTCGTCGCCCACGCCGTGTCCGCGTACCAGCTCAGCCGCCGCGACATCAAGGCCCGCCCGGTGAAGTACGCCCACAAGCGCCGCCGCGCGAGCTACGCCACCCGCACCATGCGCTGGGGCGGGATCATCCTCGGCCTGTTCATCGTCTGGCACGTGCTCGACCTGACCACGCTCACCGTCAACGAGCGCGCCTGGGCCGGACACCCGTACGAGAACGTCCTCGCCACCTTCTCCACCTGGTACGGCAACACGATCTACATCGTGGCGATGGCCGCGCTCGGCCTGCACGTCCGGCACGGCTTCTGGAGCGCCGCGCAGACCCTCGGCGCCGGCAACGCCCGCCGCGACCGGACCCTCAAGTTCCTGGCCAACGCCCTGGCCCTCGTCCTCTTCACGGGCTTCGTGTCCGTCCCCGTCGCCGTCATGACCGGAGTGGTGAACTGA
- a CDS encoding FAD-dependent monooxygenase: MTDVLIVGSGPTGLTLACDLALRGIAVRVLDGRSGPHRESRGKGLVPSSLEVFARLGAAERMAAIGTRGVILRKYFDGAHINDTPTGDGLLIGQWQVEEALRELLAGLGVPIEYQAQVVGVTQDATGVTAELADGRSVRAGYAAGCDGGHSSVRKLLGIPFEGRTDATETMVIGDVKAPGLSRDHWHQWFTSDGGGMLLCPIPATDVFQLQASPELGENGEPLPPSLEGFQRLFDRHARVPGIRLTDPTWLAAWRVNVRMAARMREGRVFLAGDAAHVHPIAGGLGMNTGVQDAAALGRTLAAALTDPAADGVLDAYEAERLPAAAHVLADTVGRHERVLAAVREPGRGTEAGLA, from the coding sequence ATGACCGACGTTCTGATCGTGGGCTCCGGACCCACCGGACTCACCCTGGCCTGCGACCTTGCCCTCCGCGGGATCGCCGTCCGCGTCCTCGACGGACGCTCTGGGCCCCACCGCGAGTCCCGGGGCAAGGGCCTCGTCCCGAGCAGCCTGGAGGTCTTCGCCCGGCTCGGCGCCGCGGAGCGGATGGCGGCCATCGGCACCCGGGGCGTGATCCTGCGCAAGTACTTCGACGGCGCCCACATCAACGACACGCCGACCGGCGACGGCCTGCTCATCGGCCAGTGGCAGGTCGAAGAGGCTCTCCGCGAGCTGCTCGCCGGCCTCGGCGTCCCGATCGAGTACCAGGCCCAGGTCGTCGGCGTCACCCAGGACGCGACCGGGGTCACCGCGGAGCTGGCGGACGGCCGTTCGGTCCGCGCCGGCTACGCCGCCGGGTGCGACGGCGGCCACAGCTCCGTCCGCAAACTCCTCGGGATCCCCTTCGAGGGACGCACGGACGCCACGGAGACGATGGTGATCGGGGACGTGAAGGCGCCGGGGCTGAGCCGGGACCACTGGCACCAGTGGTTCACCTCGGACGGCGGGGGAATGCTGCTCTGCCCGATACCGGCGACGGACGTCTTCCAGCTCCAGGCCTCACCCGAACTCGGCGAGAACGGAGAGCCGCTGCCTCCCTCGCTGGAGGGCTTCCAGCGTCTCTTCGACCGGCACGCCCGGGTTCCGGGGATCCGGCTGACGGATCCCACCTGGCTCGCGGCCTGGCGGGTCAATGTCCGCATGGCTGCCCGGATGCGCGAGGGCCGGGTCTTCCTCGCCGGGGACGCGGCGCACGTCCATCCCATAGCCGGCGGCCTCGGCATGAACACCGGGGTGCAGGACGCGGCCGCGCTCGGCCGTACTCTGGCCGCAGCCCTGACCGACCCGGCCGCGGACGGCGTGCTCGACGCCTACGAGGCCGAGCGGCTCCCGGCGGCCGCCCACGTGCTGGCCGACACCGTCGGGCGGCACGAGCGGGTCCTGGCAGCGGTGCGCGAGCCCGGCCGCGGCACCGAGGCCGGACTGGCCTGA
- a CDS encoding fumarate reductase/succinate dehydrogenase flavoprotein subunit: protein MNEYVGYTTGEPLADTKAPEGPIAERWDRRRFEAKLVNPANRRKHTVIVVGTGLAGGAAGATLAEQGYHVVQFCFSDSPRRAHSIAAQGGINAAKNYRNDGDSVHRLFYDTVKGGDFRARESNVHRLAQISVEIIDQCVAQGVPFAREYGGLLDTRSFGGVQVSRTFYARGQTGQQLLLGAYQALSRQIAAGNVEMHARTEMLDLITVDGVARGIVARDLVTGKISTHYADAVVLASGGYGNVFYLSTNAMNSNATAVWRAHRRGAYFANPCFTQIHPTCIPRTGDHQSKLTLMSESLRNDGRIWVPKAKGDTRPAADIPEAERDYYLERIYPSFGNLVPRDIASRAAKNVCDEGRGVGPGGQGVYLDFADAIRRMGRDKVAEKYGNLFEMYERITAENPYEVPMRIYPAVHYTMGGLWVDYDLQTTVPGLFAIGEANFSDHGANRLGASALMQGLGDGYFVLPSTINDYLARHPHHDEIDDSHPEAAAAVRETRDCLAKLLAVDGDRTPDSFHREIGELMWEYCGMARTDAGLRKALARIPEIREEFWRRIKVPGSGEEFNQSLEKANRIVDYLELAELMCLDALHRAESCGGHFREESQTPEGEAARRDEEFGYAAAWEYQGTGAAPVLHKEDLVFEYVHPTQRSYA, encoded by the coding sequence ATGAACGAATACGTCGGCTACACCACCGGCGAGCCGCTCGCCGACACCAAGGCACCCGAAGGACCGATCGCGGAGCGCTGGGACCGCCGCCGCTTCGAGGCCAAGCTCGTCAACCCGGCCAACCGCCGCAAGCACACCGTCATCGTCGTCGGCACCGGCCTGGCCGGCGGCGCGGCTGGCGCCACCCTCGCCGAACAGGGCTACCACGTCGTCCAGTTCTGCTTCTCCGACTCCCCGCGCCGCGCGCACTCCATCGCCGCCCAGGGCGGCATCAACGCCGCGAAGAACTACCGCAACGACGGCGACTCGGTGCACCGCCTCTTCTACGACACCGTCAAGGGCGGCGACTTCCGCGCCCGCGAGTCCAACGTCCACCGGCTCGCCCAGATCTCCGTCGAGATCATCGACCAGTGCGTGGCCCAGGGCGTACCCTTCGCCCGCGAGTACGGCGGCCTCCTCGACACCCGCTCCTTCGGCGGAGTCCAGGTCTCCCGCACCTTCTACGCCCGCGGCCAGACGGGCCAGCAACTCCTCCTCGGCGCCTACCAGGCCCTGTCCCGGCAGATCGCCGCCGGCAACGTCGAGATGCACGCCCGCACCGAGATGCTCGACCTGATCACGGTCGACGGCGTGGCCCGCGGCATCGTGGCCCGCGACCTGGTCACCGGCAAGATCTCCACCCACTACGCCGACGCGGTGGTGCTGGCGAGCGGCGGCTACGGCAACGTCTTCTACCTCTCCACCAACGCGATGAACTCCAACGCGACCGCCGTCTGGCGGGCACACCGGCGCGGCGCGTACTTCGCCAACCCCTGCTTCACCCAGATCCACCCCACCTGCATCCCGCGCACCGGCGACCACCAGTCCAAGCTCACCCTGATGAGCGAGTCCCTGCGCAACGACGGCCGCATCTGGGTCCCCAAGGCCAAGGGCGACACCCGCCCCGCCGCCGACATCCCCGAGGCGGAGCGCGACTACTACCTGGAGCGGATCTACCCCTCCTTCGGCAACCTCGTCCCCCGCGACATCGCCTCCCGCGCCGCCAAGAACGTCTGCGACGAGGGCCGCGGCGTCGGCCCCGGCGGCCAGGGCGTCTACCTCGACTTCGCGGACGCCATCCGCCGCATGGGCCGGGACAAGGTCGCGGAGAAGTACGGCAACCTCTTCGAGATGTACGAGCGGATCACCGCGGAGAACCCGTACGAGGTCCCCATGCGGATCTACCCGGCCGTGCACTACACGATGGGCGGCCTGTGGGTCGACTACGACCTGCAGACCACCGTCCCCGGCCTGTTCGCGATCGGCGAGGCCAACTTCTCCGACCACGGCGCCAACCGCCTCGGCGCCTCCGCCCTCATGCAGGGCCTCGGCGACGGCTACTTCGTCCTCCCCTCCACGATCAACGACTACCTCGCCCGCCACCCGCACCACGACGAGATCGACGACAGCCACCCCGAGGCCGCGGCCGCCGTCCGCGAGACCCGTGACTGCCTCGCGAAGCTGCTCGCCGTCGACGGCGACCGCACACCCGACTCCTTCCACCGCGAGATCGGCGAACTCATGTGGGAGTACTGCGGAATGGCCCGCACCGACGCCGGCCTGCGCAAGGCACTCGCCCGGATCCCGGAGATCCGCGAGGAGTTCTGGCGGCGCATCAAGGTCCCGGGCAGCGGCGAAGAGTTCAACCAGTCGCTGGAGAAGGCCAACCGCATCGTCGACTACCTCGAACTCGCCGAGCTGATGTGCCTCGACGCCCTGCACCGCGCCGAGTCCTGCGGCGGCCACTTCCGCGAGGAGTCCCAGACCCCGGAGGGCGAAGCCGCCCGCCGCGACGAGGAGTTCGGCTACGCGGCCGCCTGGGAGTACCAGGGAACCGGCGCGGCCCCCGTCCTCCACAAGGAGGACCTCGTCTTCGAGTACGTCCACCCCACCCAGCGGAGCTACGCATGA
- a CDS encoding bestrophin-like domain — protein sequence MSEWLVLTIAMAAACAVVLSITFFNHRRIGEDDDPNETPDVIEYMTMMIGVIYAIVLGLAIAGVWEGRGAAQEYVRQEAQALHEISVRSEVYPAEVRKKIRSDVDAYVTYVVDTEWQEMADNGELTDRGGELLERIRRDVTDYEPKTDHEGQAYQPLVDQVAVADDARSARGESAGATMPGVVWFGLITGALVTVGLIFTLQIRRSFRELLLAGLFSALIAFLLFLIWDFDAPFGRGVAATAEPFLSQFPHLGLTD from the coding sequence TTGTCGGAATGGCTCGTCCTGACCATCGCGATGGCCGCGGCCTGTGCCGTGGTGCTGTCCATCACCTTCTTCAACCACCGCCGGATCGGCGAGGACGACGATCCGAACGAGACCCCGGACGTCATCGAGTACATGACGATGATGATCGGGGTGATCTACGCGATCGTGCTGGGCCTGGCGATCGCCGGTGTCTGGGAGGGCCGCGGTGCCGCCCAGGAGTACGTGCGCCAGGAGGCGCAGGCCCTGCACGAGATCAGCGTCCGCTCCGAGGTCTACCCGGCCGAGGTGCGCAAGAAGATCCGGTCCGACGTCGACGCGTACGTGACGTACGTGGTGGACACGGAGTGGCAGGAGATGGCCGACAACGGCGAGCTCACGGACCGCGGCGGGGAACTGCTGGAACGGATCCGCCGGGACGTCACCGACTACGAGCCGAAGACCGACCACGAAGGGCAGGCGTACCAGCCGCTGGTCGACCAGGTCGCGGTGGCGGACGACGCCCGCAGCGCGCGCGGCGAGAGCGCCGGGGCCACCATGCCGGGGGTGGTGTGGTTCGGGCTGATCACCGGGGCCCTGGTGACGGTCGGTCTGATCTTCACCCTGCAGATCCGGCGGTCGTTCCGGGAACTGCTGCTGGCAGGCCTGTTCAGCGCGCTCATCGCCTTCCTGCTGTTCCTCATCTGGGACTTCGACGCGCCGTTCGGGCGGGGCGTCGCGGCCACCGCCGAACCGTTCCTCTCACAGTTCCCGCATCTGGGCCTCACGGACTGA
- a CDS encoding class F sortase, which translates to MGEDETGQSRKRSPWGVLALVMLTGLAMVRNGVDIGDGPPQPTAASAVAVTADQLPANPPEAPADLEVLEHSSVQRIRIPTINVDAPVMTVGLDAEGWIDAPPPQDRNLAGWYLNGISPGQRGSAVIVGHVDNAQGPAVFYGLGSIKPGNQIEVERYDGRTAVFEVYGVEVFSKESFPGARVYGDTGHPELRVITCGGGYSKARGYDGNVVVFARMVDAR; encoded by the coding sequence ATGGGCGAGGACGAGACCGGCCAGTCACGCAAACGCTCACCGTGGGGCGTACTCGCCCTGGTCATGCTCACCGGCCTCGCGATGGTGCGAAACGGTGTGGACATCGGCGACGGGCCACCCCAGCCGACCGCGGCCTCGGCCGTCGCGGTGACAGCGGACCAGCTGCCGGCGAACCCTCCGGAGGCGCCCGCGGACCTGGAGGTACTGGAGCACTCCTCGGTGCAGCGCATCCGGATCCCCACGATCAACGTGGACGCTCCGGTGATGACGGTCGGCCTGGACGCGGAGGGCTGGATCGACGCGCCGCCGCCGCAGGACCGGAACCTCGCCGGCTGGTACCTCAACGGCATCTCGCCGGGCCAGCGGGGTTCGGCCGTGATCGTGGGCCACGTGGACAACGCGCAGGGCCCGGCGGTCTTCTACGGCCTGGGTTCGATCAAGCCGGGGAACCAGATCGAGGTGGAGCGGTACGACGGGCGCACCGCCGTGTTCGAGGTGTACGGCGTGGAGGTGTTCTCCAAGGAGTCCTTCCCCGGAGCCCGGGTCTACGGGGACACCGGGCATCCGGAACTCCGGGTCATCACCTGCGGCGGCGGCTACTCCAAGGCCCGGGGGTACGACGGCAACGTGGTCGTCTTCGCCCGCATGGTGGACGCGCGCTGA
- a CDS encoding LysR family transcriptional regulator, with product MQFQQLVYFVAVAETLHFTRAAEREHVAQPSLSQQIKALERELGAELFSRARGNIALTEAGETLLPLARRILADADTARLEVQELAQLRRGRVRLGATPSVCTGLLPDVLRAFHTAHPGIELVIEESGSLDLVRELARGALDLALIALPLPPSAPALTTVKLLTEDLVVVSSAELPPPGGGGPLSISGLRDEPMVMFRHGYDLRELTVTACRAEGFEPVFTVEGGEMDAVLGFVRAGLGIAVVPAMVVDRAGPGLRATALAGSPLRRTIALAHRTDVAPPRAARELKRILVG from the coding sequence ATGCAGTTTCAGCAGCTGGTGTATTTCGTGGCCGTCGCCGAGACCCTGCACTTCACCCGGGCGGCGGAGCGCGAGCACGTGGCGCAGCCCTCGCTGTCGCAGCAGATCAAGGCGCTGGAGCGGGAGCTCGGGGCCGAGCTGTTCAGCCGGGCGCGGGGCAACATCGCGCTGACCGAGGCGGGTGAGACGCTGCTGCCGCTGGCCCGGCGGATCCTGGCGGACGCGGACACCGCACGGCTGGAGGTGCAGGAGCTGGCGCAGCTGCGGCGGGGACGGGTGCGGCTGGGGGCCACGCCGAGCGTGTGCACGGGCCTACTGCCGGACGTGCTGCGCGCCTTCCACACCGCGCATCCTGGGATCGAGCTGGTGATCGAGGAGAGCGGTTCGCTCGACCTCGTACGGGAGCTGGCGCGCGGCGCCCTGGACCTGGCCCTGATCGCGCTGCCGCTGCCGCCCTCGGCTCCGGCGCTGACCACGGTGAAGCTGCTGACGGAGGACCTGGTGGTGGTCTCCTCCGCCGAGCTGCCGCCGCCCGGCGGGGGCGGCCCGCTGAGCATCTCCGGGCTGCGCGACGAGCCGATGGTGATGTTCCGCCACGGGTACGACCTGCGGGAGCTGACCGTGACGGCCTGCCGCGCGGAGGGCTTCGAGCCGGTGTTCACCGTGGAGGGCGGCGAGATGGACGCGGTCCTGGGCTTCGTTCGGGCGGGGCTGGGCATCGCGGTGGTCCCGGCGATGGTGGTGGACCGCGCCGGCCCCGGCCTGCGGGCGACCGCCTTGGCGGGCTCACCGCTGCGTCGCACGATCGCCCTGGCCCACCGCACCGATGTGGCTCCCCCGCGCGCGGCGCGCGAGCTGAAGCGCATCCTGGTGGGCTGA
- a CDS encoding putative bifunctional diguanylate cyclase/phosphodiesterase, with the protein MARFATIWGRAIFPVTATSLTRPEFERHLVPLTRTLAEALHARPFDAAVAQRVGTELVAVHCTDPEALAGTLGVVESYLVLYCGPGGSGVEETEEYRARCARLQHGIAAGFARALRERTLKEQEAIARSALTARIDAQQALHASEERFRAVFEGAAVGIGIADLDGNILEVNDALLKMFGGLEGHVRGRKVSEWGHPDDTPHVWRMYGELVRGERENYRVEKPYYRHDGTVLWTNLTVSLLRDAEGAPQYQLALMEDTTERRLLNLRLRYEATHDALTGLPNRTLFFERLEKALSGAGGSHFGLCYLDLDGFKTVNDSLGHSAGDRLLVEVADRLQSCATGPGEVVARLGGDEFVALTTGSDIEHKVTDLAVRILSALSTPIRLEGRELSVRGSIGIVEGPAGERTPAEVLRSADITMYRAKAAGGNRFEFADAEADARAITRHGLTNALPAALERGEFFIEYQPLVHMHDGSVHGAEALVRWSHPQYGVLGPDRFIPLAERTGLIVPLGRWVLEEAVRQARNWQRQHGGSALRINVNLSPTQLHHPGLVADTVAVLEKSGLAPGALCLEVTESALIGADDELLEPLRRLAALGVDIALDDFGTGYSNLANLRRLPVSVLKLDRSFTQGMQQIPANPVDVKIVEGIVALAHSLELAVTVEGVETGAQAAQLRALGCDTAQGWYYARPGAPDRIHTLSLSDAVPTL; encoded by the coding sequence ATCGCCCGCTTCGCGACCATCTGGGGACGGGCGATCTTCCCGGTGACGGCGACCTCGCTGACGCGTCCCGAGTTCGAACGCCACCTCGTACCGCTCACCCGGACCCTCGCCGAGGCCCTGCACGCCCGGCCCTTCGACGCGGCCGTCGCCCAGCGGGTGGGGACGGAGCTCGTCGCCGTGCACTGCACCGACCCCGAGGCGCTGGCCGGCACGCTCGGGGTGGTCGAGTCGTACCTGGTGCTCTACTGCGGCCCGGGTGGTTCGGGTGTGGAGGAGACCGAGGAGTACCGGGCCCGCTGTGCCCGCCTCCAGCACGGGATCGCGGCGGGGTTCGCGCGCGCCCTGCGCGAGCGCACCCTCAAGGAGCAGGAGGCCATAGCCCGCTCCGCGCTGACCGCCCGCATCGATGCGCAGCAGGCCCTGCACGCGAGCGAGGAACGCTTCCGGGCGGTCTTCGAGGGGGCGGCCGTCGGGATCGGCATCGCCGACCTGGACGGAAACATCCTGGAGGTCAACGACGCGCTGCTGAAGATGTTCGGCGGCCTGGAGGGGCACGTCCGGGGCCGCAAGGTCAGCGAGTGGGGACACCCCGACGACACCCCGCACGTCTGGCGGATGTACGGCGAGCTGGTACGCGGCGAGCGCGAGAACTACCGCGTGGAGAAGCCGTACTACCGGCACGACGGCACCGTGCTGTGGACCAACCTGACGGTGTCCCTGCTCCGCGACGCCGAGGGGGCGCCGCAGTACCAGCTGGCGCTGATGGAGGACACCACCGAGCGTCGGCTGCTGAACCTGCGCCTGCGCTACGAGGCCACGCACGACGCCCTGACCGGCCTGCCCAACCGGACGCTGTTCTTCGAGCGGCTGGAGAAGGCCCTCAGCGGGGCCGGAGGCAGCCACTTCGGCCTGTGCTACCTGGATCTCGACGGGTTCAAGACGGTCAACGACAGTCTCGGCCACTCGGCGGGCGACCGGCTGCTGGTGGAGGTCGCCGACCGGCTGCAGAGCTGCGCGACGGGCCCCGGCGAGGTGGTCGCCCGGCTCGGCGGCGACGAGTTCGTCGCCCTGACCACCGGCTCCGACATCGAGCACAAGGTGACCGACCTCGCGGTCCGCATCCTGTCGGCCCTCTCCACGCCGATCCGGCTGGAGGGCCGCGAGCTGTCGGTCCGGGGCAGCATCGGCATCGTCGAGGGTCCGGCCGGGGAGCGCACCCCCGCGGAGGTGCTGCGCAGCGCCGACATCACGATGTACCGGGCCAAGGCGGCCGGCGGCAACCGTTTCGAGTTCGCCGACGCCGAGGCCGACGCCCGGGCCATCACCCGGCACGGACTGACCAACGCCCTGCCGGCGGCGCTGGAGCGCGGCGAGTTCTTCATCGAGTACCAGCCGCTGGTCCACATGCACGACGGCAGCGTTCACGGCGCGGAGGCGCTGGTGCGCTGGTCGCACCCGCAGTACGGGGTGCTAGGGCCGGACCGCTTCATCCCGCTCGCCGAACGGACCGGACTGATCGTGCCGCTCGGCCGCTGGGTCCTCGAGGAGGCGGTCCGTCAGGCCCGCAACTGGCAGCGCCAGCACGGCGGCTCGGCCCTGCGGATCAACGTCAACCTCTCTCCGACCCAGCTGCACCATCCGGGCCTGGTCGCCGACACCGTCGCCGTGCTGGAGAAGTCGGGCCTCGCCCCCGGCGCACTGTGCCTGGAGGTCACCGAATCGGCCCTGATAGGCGCCGACGACGAACTCCTGGAACCATTGCGCCGGCTCGCGGCCCTCGGTGTGGACATCGCCCTCGACGACTTCGGCACCGGCTACTCGAACCTGGCCAACCTGCGCCGCCTGCCGGTCAGTGTCCTGAAGCTGGACCGCTCCTTCACCCAGGGGATGCAGCAGATCCCGGCCAACCCCGTCGACGTCAAGATCGTGGAGGGGATCGTCGCGCTGGCCCACAGTCTCGAACTCGCCGTCACCGTCGAAGGCGTGGAGACCGGCGCCCAGGCCGCCCAGCTGCGCGCCCTCGGCTGCGACACCGCCCAGGGCTGGTACTACGCCCGCCCCGGCGCCCCCGACCGCATCCACACCCTCTCCCTCTCGGACGCGGTGCCGACGCTCTGA
- a CDS encoding SAM-dependent methyltransferase, protein MERPAWAPPGIDISVPSVSRMYDYYLGGSHNFEVDRQAARRAMEFMPGLPKIMQANRAFMRRAVRHAVAEGVTQFLDIGSGIPTFGNVHEIAQAASPEARVVYVDHDPVAVAHSRAVLEGDDRCTVVAADLRKPRDILGAPEVGRLLDFDRPVALLLVAVLHFLEDADDPYGAVAELRDALAPGSLLILTHASFEGIPLTEEVAGGTVSVYRDIRNPLVMRSGEQIRRFFDGFELLEPGLVSMPEWRPDRPENAEDGVAQEDPYAYSGFSGVGRKA, encoded by the coding sequence ATGGAGCGCCCCGCCTGGGCCCCGCCAGGTATCGACATATCGGTGCCGAGCGTGTCCCGCATGTACGATTACTACCTGGGCGGCTCCCACAATTTCGAGGTCGACCGTCAGGCGGCCCGCCGGGCGATGGAATTCATGCCGGGCCTGCCCAAGATCATGCAGGCGAACCGGGCATTCATGCGCCGCGCCGTACGGCACGCCGTCGCCGAGGGCGTCACGCAGTTCCTCGACATCGGCTCCGGCATCCCCACCTTCGGCAATGTCCACGAGATCGCCCAGGCCGCCAGCCCCGAGGCGCGCGTGGTCTACGTCGACCACGACCCGGTGGCCGTGGCCCACAGCCGGGCCGTCCTGGAGGGCGACGACCGCTGCACCGTCGTCGCCGCCGATCTCCGCAAGCCGCGGGACATCCTGGGCGCCCCCGAAGTGGGCCGGCTGCTCGACTTCGACCGCCCGGTCGCGCTCTTGCTCGTCGCGGTCCTGCACTTCCTGGAGGACGCGGACGATCCGTACGGTGCCGTGGCCGAGCTGCGCGACGCCCTGGCCCCGGGCAGCCTGCTGATCCTCACGCACGCCTCGTTCGAGGGAATCCCGCTCACGGAGGAGGTCGCGGGCGGTACCGTCAGCGTCTACCGGGACATCCGCAACCCCCTCGTGATGCGCAGCGGCGAGCAGATCCGACGCTTCTTCGACGGGTTCGAGCTGCTGGAGCCCGGGCTGGTCTCCATGCCGGAGTGGCGGCCGGACCGCCCCGAGAACGCGGAGGACGGCGTGGCGCAGGAGGACCCGTACGCCTACTCGGGCTTCAGCGGAGTGGGACGCAAGGCGTGA